A genomic segment from Nicotiana sylvestris chromosome 1, ASM39365v2, whole genome shotgun sequence encodes:
- the LOC104240901 gene encoding disease resistance protein RUN1-like — translation MDTQLVRGESSTSSHFSYEVFLSFRGEDTRKTFSGHLYSKLCDVGVNTFIDDEELRKGDVISSKLEKAIEESRISIIVFSRNYASSSWCLIELVKILECKEKLKQMVLPIFYDVDPSEVRKQTGLFGEALAKHKERPFGAQMVEKWRAALTEAANLSGWDLKNVADGHESKFIEKIIQQVLQEVNQTPLDVAWHPVGVDYRVKDIELLLQNECEDDVRMIGIHGVGGIGKTTLAKAIYNRMFRLFDSSCFLSDVRSEAEEFGLVKLQEKLLRQILKTKDIKVGSVAQGINLIKARLGSKKVLVVLDDVDHKRQLEALTRERSWFGSGSLIIITTRDERLLCRLGEKERYEAKLLNGNEAMLLFCWHAFDSHFPPQDYVNLAHDIIEYSGRLPLALVTLGSHLQGSSIEEWGYEVEKLRAIPHSDIQKILKISFDGLDDETQTVFLDIACAFHGFLEDEVTEILIACGFHAKSTIATLVQKHLLQRSPYYLQMHDLVHDLDGSKNVEALRVDPGTLKGVNLSTKAFEQMKNLRVLIINELHISGDFGLLSKNLRWLSWKKCPLKCIPSNFPAENLVVLDMQESDIQEFQLNLQCCRSLKKLDLSRCKQLRSTPNFNGSLSLETLYLYGCSCLAEIHPSIGNLSRLIKLYMSGCEKLTDLPSSICQLISVDYLDIDGCSSIKTLPDNLGDMKSLRYLHASYTGIKQLPRSVEMLRNLVTLRVEGEKLEAKWSISGRGVHQIQYSLSTFVSFLSLTYCNLSEADIPRDIGSLFSLEYLDLSGNNFCCLPIDFSKLRLLAELYLNDCENLQILPSVSNLENLRILQIKNCLKLVKITELDNLPSIERIIMMNCSSLQNPFNEGFFSAPALYASRKEDPDMGGLDIYFQCNEIPKWCRNQVRASSICLTVPTHNNEEYNFLGMVLWFVVDALDVFRNNPCFRISIAHKETLITTWTDDIDITDDIDITDGHREVSCVYYRSDLDELFEGQMIEVWSDNVTIKKIGIHMLYLDQLGNVISLPGDMDLSHLLFTHPKVYKGVSPI, via the exons ATGGATACTCAATTAGTTCGAGGAGAATCATCTACATCTTCTCACTTCTCTTATGAAGTATTCCTCAGTTTTAGAGGTGAAGATACCCGAAAAACATTCTCTGGCCATCTTTATTCCAAATTATGTGATGTTGGAGTTAATACCTTCATTGACGATGAGGAATTGAGAAAAGGTGACGTGATTTCTAGTAAACTAGAGAAAGCAATTGAAGAGTCAAGAATTTCCATTATTGTTTTCTCAAGAAATTATGCCTCCTCTAGTTGGTGTCTAATAGAACTAGTTAAAATTCTTGAATGCAAAGAGAAATTAAAGCAGATGGTTTTGCCTATTTTCTATGATGTTGATCCGTCTGAGGTACGAAAGCAAACTGGGTTATTTGGTGAAGCTTTGGCTAAACACAAGGAACGACCATTTGGAGCTCAAATGGTGGAGAAATGGAGAGCTGCACTTACTGAAGCTGCAAATTTATCTGGATGGGATTTGAAAAATGTTGCTGACGG GCATGAATCAAAGTTTATTGAAAAAATTATACAACAAGTCTTACAAGAGGTCAACCAGACACCTCTAGATGTTGCTTGGCACCCAGTTGGTGTAGATTATCGTGTCAAAGATATAGAGTTGTTATTGCAAAATGAATGTGAAGATGATGTTCGCATGATTGGTATTCACGGAGTTGGTGGCATAGGGAAAACAACTCTGGCAAAAGCTATCTACAATCGAATGTTTCGACTCTTCGATAGTAGTTGCTTCCTTTCAGATGTTAGATCAGAAGCTGAAGAATTTGGTCTTGTCAAGCTACAAGAGAAACTTCTTCGACAAATTCTCAAAACTAAGGACATCAAAGTTGGCAGTGTTGCTCAAGGCATCAATCTAATCAAAGCAAGACTCGGGTCAAAGAAGGTTCTAGTTGTTCTTGATGATGTGGACCATAAAAGACAGTTAGAAGCCTTAACAAGAGAAAGAAGTTGGTTTGGTTCGGGTAGTTTAATAATCATTACCACCCGAGACGAGCGATTGCTATGTCGGCTTGGAGAAAAAGAGAGATATGAGGCCAAACTATTAAATGGCAATGAAGCTATGTTACTTTTTTGTTGGCATGCTTTTGACAGTCATTTTCCGCCACAAGATTATGTTAATTTGGCACACGACATAATCGAATATTCAGGTAGGCTACCATTAGCTCTTGTGACATTGGGGTCACATTTACAAGGAAGTTCTATAGAAGAATGGGGATATGAAGTCGAAAAACTAAGAGCAATTCCTCATAGTGATATCCAAAAGATTCTCAAAATAAGCTTTGATGGACTTGATGATGAAACACAAACTGTTTTCCTTGATATTGCGTGCGCCTTCCATGGGTTTCTTGAGGATGAAGTTACTGAAATATTAATTGCATGTGGCTTTCATGCTAAAAGTACAATTGCAACTTTAGTCCAAAAACACTTGCTCCAAAGATCTCCGTATTATTTGCAGATGCATGATCTAGTGCATGATCTAGAT GGTTCCAAAAATGTAGAAGCACTGAGGGTAGATCCAGGGACATTAAAGGGAGTGAACTTGAGCACCAAAGCATTTGAGCAAATGAAGAATCTTAGGGTGCTTATAATCAATGAGTTACATATTAGTGGCGATTTTGGGTTGTTGTCCAAGAATCTCAGATGGTTGTCTTGGAAAAAATGTCCTTTAAAATGTATACCATCAAATTTTCCAGCTGAGAATCTTGTTGTTCTAGATATGCAGGAGAGTGATATCCAAGAATTTCAATTGAATTTGCAG TGCTGTAGAAGTTTGAAGAAGTTGGATCTCTCTCGTTGCAAGCAACTCAGAAGCACTCCAAACTTCAATGGTTCACTGAGTCTTGAGACACTGTATCTCTATGGTTGCTCATGTCTGGCGGAGATCCACCCATCAATAGGAAATTTGTCCAGACTAATTAAACTATATATGTCTGGTTGCGAAAAACTTACGGATCTTCCAAGCAGCATATGCCAGCTAATATCCGTTGATTACTTGGACATTGATGGCTGCTCATCTATAAAAACACTGCCAGATAACCTTGGAGATATGAAAAGTCTAAGATATCTTCATGCATCTTATACAGGTATAAAACAATTGCCTAGATCTGTTGAAATGCTAAGAAATCTTGTAACTTTGAGAGTGGAAGGTGAAAAGTTAGAGGCCAAATGGAGTATTTCTGGAAGAGGAGTCCATCAGATACAATATTCCTTGTCAACTTTTGTATCGTTTCTGAGCCTTACATACTGTAATTTGTCCGAAGCTGATATTCCTAGGGATATTGGAAGCTTATTCTCCTTAGAATATTTAGATTTGAGTGGCAACAATTTCTGTTGTCTACCCATTGATTTTTCTAAGTTACGATTATTGGCGGAGTTGTATTTGAATGACTGTGAGAATCTTCAAATACTCCCGTCAGTATCAAATTTAGAGAATCTTAGAATACTTCAAATTAAGAATTGCCTAAAATTGGTCAAGATTACAGAGTTGGACAACCTCCCTTCTATAGAGCGGATTATCATGATGAATTGTAGTTCTCTGCAGAATCCATTCAATGAAGGCTTTTTCAGTGCACCTGCTCTGTATGCATCTAGAAAAGAAGATCCTGATATG GGTGGATTAGATATTTATTTCCAATGCAATGAGATTCCAAAATGGTGCAGGAATCAAGTAAGAGCTTCATCTATCTGTTTGACTGTGCCGACACATAATAATGAGGAGTATAACTTCTTAGGAATGGTTCTCTGGTTTGTTGTCGACGCTTTGGATGTATTCCGGAATAATCCATGCTTCAGGATTAGTATTGCCCATAAAGAGACTTTAATTACAACGTGGACTGATGATATTGATATAACTGATGATATTGATATAACTGATGGACACAGAGAAGTGTCATGTGTATATTACAGATCTGACTTGGATGAACTTTTTGAAGGCCAGATGATAGAAGTGTGGTCGGACAACGTTACAATAAAGAAGATAGGGATCCATATGTTATATTTAGACCAACTTGGTAATGTTATATCTTTGCCGGGAGACATggatctgtcacacctcctttttacacacccgaaggtatataagggagtttctccaatttaa